The nucleotide sequence ccaggcaaagtataataggaaaatatgtttatatgtcattttgtacaaaaatacatattaattcatgacattttgatatttgaaagtctataggttgacataaattcagatataaatgtaatttaaataaataaataaataattatcgcttttcaaatattgtacgtgtcaaacatagtcatagtcatagccttagcgaggcggccgcggagtctgcttgttaccttttgccttatacattttaggcttattctcaaattcagattgtgttaatgggcggcattattaggcagttttaataggacaatttgaccggagagattaaattttgtcggacattccttttttttttttcggccaatgtccggaaattactatggttatggttactatagcacactatggttaaccgagtattaaccgctaagggcctcggttaacggttaatgaaaaacttgagaacgtgcagccctaatcTATGCCCATATAGTTAAAATCATACACAAACTAAATCACTTTTCGCTTCAAGGAAGCAAACATAAGAGAGCATGTGAATGGTTGGGGTATTTGACATGTTCCAGTAGCGGAACTTCTCTGACAATTCTATGAAATCATTTGAACTGTATGTCGCAGaggtaataaaaacatgcaaGAAGCCAGTTGCTTAGGAAAAGATTAACAATAGTTGTGAACtaaacttcattttaaatggtgactgtcaaaataaaagttatttttattagtttttttttttcaatgtttttatgtTAGCTCAAAGTTTAATCTGTATCCTTTTAAAAGGTCATTAATCATAAAGATTTTGCCTGTTATGGGACATTTCATGGgtaaataataacacatttatcTTCCTGCCATCAGGATTTCAAGGGACTTTTTTCAAATGATTGCATCAAGAAATAGCACTGCTATTTGCAGAATTTGTGCTTTTTGCTGTGTATTCCCACCATAAACCATAGTCTAGGTATTTAATTTTGATCTTAAAGTTATCAAGAAGCAAATTCCAAAAGGCATTTTTGCATCTTTGACCGACTCAAATATGGTGCTTTTTGTAGGGTCATTCCAAACCAATGTAAGCAAGATCCCTTTCAAAACGCCCTTAGAAGACATATGCAGAAGACGGTAATTTCAATTAAGAATTTTACAGTTTATGACAACACGACCCTAGTAGGGTCATTTCTTACCATTTTAAATTCTGAGGTCTTACTTGGAATTTCAAAACCCATGACACAAAAGAACAATACTGGAAACAAAAGTTGTGTTTGcctgttttttaattaataggttttaaaataaagtgtcagtGATATCTTCGCACATGAACCAAATGTGCAGATATGAGCTGTAATGCTGCTCTCTTCTGAGTAGAGTAATCTCACTTCAAGTGCCCTACAGAGTGAGTACAACATAATGATGCTCACTGTGGAATTTGCTCCAAGACATCAGCAGGAAACCTCAACATGAGATTAATTTGATGTGCCTGGAATTCACAGATCTTAATTAGCTAATATTGCTTTCTTTTTCCCCTCTAGTTTGCGTTTTTGCTGAAAAACTGAAGATGTGACATAATTGCAAGCTCTCCCAATTAAGGCAGTGATTTCATGAATTTGCTAAATCCTAGGGGGTCTTGTATCTGTTTAAGATTGATCGTATCTGTTGATGCAGCATAAAGTGCTGTTTCTCTGCTTTACAAAAACCCAAACCAAAGCTCTGaaggaaaaatataaaagaaatagaTCAGAGTGTGATCTACCATCACCCatgaaaagagaaaatatttACCAAACAACGTACAGCATACACACCTACAACAGAAACAATCATGTAGTTATACTGGTTTAGGTCAATAACAGAATTAAACTGATTGACTCCTCCCATTCATAGCGAACACAAACACTCCCACACATATTCAGATCCATCTGTCTGCAATGCAAAAATAGCATTTGCTGATTAAAACGGAGAAATCAAATCTTGGTATTGAGGGGGAAACAAGTGTGaaagagggaggaagagagagaaagagaaacaactCAAGAGTTCAGATTTCCAGGCAATGCCTCCCTCTGCAATGCAGATGCTGAAACCAGATCTCTGGCTGCATGTCACAATGTTCACCCTTACTGAaccacaaatacaaacacacacacactgatgcttCTATTTAGTATTTCTATCATAAATATGGCAAATATAATTTTACCTGGGTTTACTGTGTGAGTCCTTGGAGCTGAACCATCCTTTATGTTTGACTTCTACATGTGGTTGAGCTTGTTCTCCTTCCCCTTTGCTGGCAATTGGTCCTTTCCCATGTGAGAACAGGCCTTTCCTTTTCTTGCTCTGTGTCTCTCCAGCAGGTATCACTGTTTCCATCTCCACCTCATCTGTAACTCTTCCAGCTTGCTCTAATGCTGCTACAATGGCGGCTTTTTCTTCCTCTCCAGGTTTATCAAAGGACCAGCGACGGCCATCCACAGGGCCGCCGCTCTGCTTGTCTTCCCCACGGCGAGAGAGGTTCtgcagggagagggagagagaggagccCTTCTGAAGCACCCCGAGGGCTGGAAGCAGGGGCTCGGGCCTTGGCTTGGACTTGGTTGGCTGCGTTTCTTGGGATTTCGGTTGAGTTGCATCGGTTTTCTGAGGCTTAGCTGGAAGCGTGGCTGCCTGTGGTTGACCTGACTTTTGAGTTATTGGTTTGGCTGTCTCTGGCTGAGGTTGCTGTAATACGAGTGATGGTGGGTGGTGAGTGAGAGGAGATGTTTCCACCGGATTCCCATTCACACACACCGAAGGAAGCAGAATAGTGGTGTCGTACTCTGATGCCAGAGAATGAGGCACTGGTAAGCTGATGTCGTACATCACATGTTTGACGGGAGAAACCTGTGGTGAGGGAGCCACTGTGTGCTCTGAAAGAGAAAGAGCGTTATTGGTTTCTTAAATTTGTGATGTAATAAATAGAAACAACAgatattttctttcatattttgacatttatctGAGTGAAACAAATGATcgtaaaagaaaaaatgtagtGTGGGGATTTAATTTTGTAtatcagttgttgattggatggaggcagatctgaatttGAACTTGTAAGAATGGGCGGAGTTTAAGCAGACTAAATGTCTGGAGAGTGCAGAATATGTCACCAGGCAGAGAGAAGTATGCAGTTTCACCGAAAGGTTGAGTtataacattttgattaaaaattaagcaaaaacagtagtaaacaaaaataataatcaaatctgAAAGGTGAATTCTCTAGGTTCAATGCAATTTAAGCTCAGTTAGCGGCACTTGAGAAATAATATTGAATCTTCACGGTAaccttgattttattttttgaagaaaatcagttggtttttaatttgtttctttaactttaaatcatgTAAATGTCTTCTAACAAACCCCCAAAACAAACGGAATAAACATATTATGGGCACTTTAATATGTGTATCGTTTGAGCTGTAAAACTGTTAATAGTGTTTTAGGATTGACAACATTACATTGTCATGACATACATGATAAAGAAAATGGCATGCTAAtaatttaacaagtttttaaTGGCTCAACTTCTAAAACaaagtatttgaaaatgtatagaTTGACCCCATTCACTTGTAAAAACCTCAGTGTCAACCAGATTTGAGCTTTTTGGTTCGTTTGTCTGAAAGAAAAGCAGTGGAAATTGATTTTTATGTTTAACTTTTACTGAAAcaagaacacaaaaaaaaaaaaaaaatgctgtagtGCATACCAGGACTGTTGTCTGCAGTCAGATTGCTGCTGTTACTCGGAGAGTTGGACAGATCTGAGACCACCACGCTGATACCTGCCGTCGGGCTGAGGCTGCCGCCCCGCGATGAAGACTCGCTGCTCTCGGAGCCCAGTGACGTGCTTGAACGCGTGTCTGAAGACTTCCTCAACTTCCCACGCAGAAAAAAACTTCTCATCTTACTCCTGCGGACCTCCCCGCCTTCATCATCCTCGTACTCTTCCTCACCGCCCCCATCGCTCGGCAGCCGCCCCCGCATGCGTGCCAGTGCTCCGTATCCTCCAGGGACGATAGCAGAAGAGGACTCTTCTTCATCACGGCTCTTCTTAGCTCTCATGCGTTCTCTGAGCTTGTCAAAAGCAGAACGAGGTTTGTCCTTCATGGAAAGGTCGTACATGCTGGCCGTCAGGTTGTGCCGAGTGAACTGTATGGTCAGCTGAAGCTCCCCTCGTTCTTTCTCCTTTTTACCAGTTTTAGAATGCAGCCGGTGCCACCTATGAACAATAACGAGCAAAGAAAACCGTTAGATGGATTCCCAAATTAAAGTATATCAGAAACTATATCATATAACtcataatattatgtaaatacaaactattattttagatacgattaatcacgattaatcgatttgacagccctattttttatatagttcAACTTTAAACCAAAGCTAAACTGAGGAAGACACATATCTTGATAGAAGTATGAATCCTGACAACAATCCTCAAAAAAACATCATATGGTTTGGTTCAAAGGAGAGCCTCACAGTATCTACAACAAATTTATATTAACATTGGCTCCATTTTAGAATTCATTTTTATAGCAATGCACAAATGCAGATATTagaactgttttatttattaataatattggcTTTATATAtatcgtatttttcggactagtCGCACCTAAGCATAAATCGCATCAGtctaaaaatacgtcatgacgaggaaaaaaaacataagtcgcactggactatgagtcacatttatttagaaaccaagaacaaagagaaaacattacaattttttaatgttttggcgaATGGCCATGTAACGAACTGATATCCTCCCACCTCACCCCTCCCCCGATGCCATCGTCAATCGTGATGTTTCACTGTAGTCTGTAGACACCGTCTGATGCCAGTTTGGTAGACATCGCCCAACCCTAAGTCAGTCTACTGAAGACTGAAGAATAGATTTATTGATCTGACGCTGCTAAGGTTTGCCAAGTGCCCTCTCCTCTGCATTCACATCCACACGTACAGTTCTCATTTTCTATCAAGTGAAAATACACAAACTTAGATCACAATGCAAATGGGCTTACGGCTAAGTGAAATAGAGGATTTCCTGATACTcagggttttttattattattattattttatgtaaacacaaacaaattcacacacaaactcacacatgcTGACAAAAGCAGAGCTGGGACAAGAAGGTCAGCTTTCTTCCATCAGCATTATTGCTTTTCTTGGCACTTCAcctgacacacgcacacacacaccagtaataacattttcatatcaTTAGAAACTTGGCTGTTTAAACAGCTCTTTGTCAacacattaaaagaaaacaattaacCAATTAACAGATGAACAGGCAGATCCACCCACACATGaatgtccattaattatttacatttactaatacatttggCATTATTGCAGTGCTCTGTGTTGCTGGTAGCATCACATTCAAGTGACAATGGGATGTGTTTTgcgtatatattttatatatgttgtgTTGCAATTAGTAATGGCATTGGTAATACATGAACGTCTAacataaatatagtttttttctgtTCAAGTTAAACACAGAGCAAAGCCACTTCATCTAAAAATGAACGCCCTTTGGTGATCATAGAGGTGCGAGTATAAGTACCTTCACTCCTTATTTTTTCAATGCCATACATTTTCTCTCTCCTGCATAGTTCCATTGACCATCCACTAATTTATTCGCAACAGATGAACACTATTATGCCCACACTTAAAATATGCCAGCAGGACAATCTAAAGGTGTAAGAATCTAAATGAGcagcatgatcaaaactttgaTGAATAAACTGTTGTACATAATCTACTGCATGTCTTCTGTCATCTGACTGATAGTTTATGcattttagcaagtaaaaggccttttaatataattctatataataattatttctttttgCTGTGATATCTTTAATGGtttaaataatgtaacatttacTGGACTGAAGGAACTTGACTAATtcatttccatatatatatatatatattttttaaatcatgttaaaatgtgagTCTCAAATATACGACATATATCTCAGTCTTTTAAGggatgtttatttgttcatctctcaatcatcactgcattgcattatatgttttgcctCCCACAATAAAACTTGATAAAACTAAGCAcctaatattttttgtaatcacgattaatcacattgtgatgtacggtgtatatttattatgtatatgtaaatatacaaaCGTACAcgtatatatttgatatatgcacatgcatttatacataaatatacacagtacacaaacgTTAAGTaaacacaaatttttattttggatgcgattaatcatttgaaaaaaaaaacaacaactgtattttcaactgggagatatagagtgaaattatttacatgcattttagtctgttATAAAGACCTCACTGATTTACATCAAATGTCTCAtaatttcatctttatttttggTTATAAATAGCCAAAGTTTCTGTCTCTAAGAGGTGTTTTTCCTCATTAAGCTCCATATTCCCACTATATCACTATAGAAGTCTTAAAAGCCAGATGTATCAAATattatactcaaaaaaaaaaatacaataaaactaaaaacaaaggaAACAATTGCCTAATGTTCAATGAACTCAAACTTTTAGTTATGCACAATGGTGTGATCGAACAATGCCTGCTccactgagaaaaaaaagcaacattaacCTAGTAAGTAAAAATTAGTAACTGAATATTTTGTTTAACTTTACTCAAAGAGTTGTGTGTGAAGATCTTAACGTGATGGGTGAAGCACAAACTGTGACTTTCTGTGTCTTAGAACATCTAAAGATCCTAAAGCAATTAGTCAGCAAGTCGATGTTTCCTTTTCATGTTACGgtttgttttctttgtagcaTCTTTTATGATAACCACACCAAACCAATTAGCCCAAAACACCCACTAGTTCCAGTATGAATCTAAATAACCCCCTGATTCAGCACTGCAATCATTTCACCTCTGTGTGAGGTAAGCAGCAGACTCCTGACTCCCTCTGCATCCAGCAGAACTGGCACTTTTACAGTGTGGTCCTTTCAAAAAATGCAGTAAACGGATGGAAACAGATTTTGTGCCAGGTATATAAAAATCTGACGGTTTTCCATCTGACTAAATGCTTTAATCATGCAGTGCTGAGTCAAGAGTAATCTAGTCTTACTATGGTAATATACCAACCCACACACTAACTACATGATTCATCATTCTACCCAATTCACCACACCTACACAAACTAGGGGATATACCAACACGATCTGGAAATCACCAGGTACCAAGAAGTGAGTAACACAAGCAACATCTTCAGCAAATATTAAACCTTCAGAGTCAATCTTCAGTGTATTTAGTAAATTTAGAGTAGATGTCTGCTATAACTGAGATTAACAAAACTCTTTTGAGCCAGACTAAAGAGTTTTTTAATATACAACTTTGAGTTTGTGTCAAATGGAGATTATACTTAATAAAAagcatgaaataataaatatttatcttaaaaaaagaTTACCACACATTTACATGTGCACAGCATCTTTGAGTCAAAGCCTGTGAAATCTCATCAGGGACCAGCAACtgtaactttttaattatttattattatttattaattttttcaaagtagaataaatattacaataaacaattTTACAAGAAAGTGAAACTAACAACTACTACCCCTCCAACCCTCATCCAGCCCACAGCACATCCAAAAATAGTACAAAACAGGTAAGTAAATAAAATggcaacaaaaataatgaaaatattttaagagaCCAAGATCTCCCTGACTGAACACATACAGTTGACCGGTTTAGTATTACACGTCCGTGCTGTTGACAATTCCAGATATGATATCTCCAGTAAGGATTCAAGGAATTTAACCAATGTTTGATGGAAAGGTCATGAGGAGGTTTCCATCATTGAACTAAATGTTTCACCAAACAAAGGTACGGTCATCTGAACGGTCTCCCTTTAATAGAAACATTGAATGGGAAACAGTGTGGGATCAACAGTTCATTTCATGCATCCATAAATCCTAATCATCAATTCATCCATTTCAAAATTATTCACAGGGCATATTTAACCACATACATAAGACATGTTATGGGTTGATCACCACAcccttattgttatttttgtggGCCAGGTTGCCTGGATGGGCACGTTAATGCATATGCTTTGGGATTGTCCAGATGTGCAAGATTTTGGGCTTGATGTTCTGTACAAGGTCACTGGGACTTGTTTTCCTAAAGATCCTGTTCTCTTACTGTTGAATGATAACTCTcaattttctttaaaagaaaaagaatggaaatttTGGTTAGCTGCCTCGACAGCTGCAAAGAAACTTTTAGCATACTGTAActctaaatatacagtacatatttacaGAAGTGTCTGACCAGGAGTATTGGTTGGGATAAAATAGCTGCACCAATAAGCTCATTTAAACTGACTAACTTTGGTCCTTTAGACATATATGACCATGTGGATATTTACACTTGTTAacattttactctttttttttttttcagctctagAACACGAACCCAACTTAAACAACTTGCATCCGTGTTGTGTCTGtcaataacaattttaataattaatttcataataatttttttttgtatgcatctGTCACGATTTACTTATTTGTACTTATTTCAAAACAGTTACTGTTATTACATGAAAAAATACCTATTATGTTATATGGCTGGGCAATATATCGAATATTAGCGATAATATCGGAATAATTTTGACAACGATGTAAAATTTGACAATATTGTGAAATCTAgcaaattcaagcatactttcccaaaatAACAAGGCAAACGTCTAAAAACTTTACTACGCGAACTCTCATGAGTGcggttgccagatatcaagagtTCAAAACCCACGAATCTGAGCTTCGCTGTTagatagatacatttttttttacttattttaagcaatctggcaaccatgcgcacACAAACGCTAGCTCCTCATTGTGGAAGCGCCGCTGCagatgatctgaaaaaaaaaaaacaagctggaGCTTAGCGATTTAAATGAAAGCATCATTCAGCCACTCTGTGTTGTCATAAGATCTCAACTTTGTTTGCGATTTTGGTCGCTGTATAAATGCACTAACTAATCGCTACTGTGTGAAAAGAGAAACAGTCTATGGCAATGTGGAATTACTAATGGGAATttaacttttataatatttttcatttgttttaccagttttcataatatagacagagagagtgtATAAGTATttggtttttaatatatatatatatatatatatatatatatatatatatatatatatatatatatatatatatatatatagaagaactttaagtatttgtttcttttaattgtgaagatattggctcacatttaacaaaaacctaagGTTTAGCTTTAGGAAAAATTAATAATCATACTACTTgagatttacataaaaaaaaaaacattaaagcacagtttgtttcatttttatctttttattctattgtatttgtcatttgcttttttattactgacagtttaattattttcaataattttgaggacttttagtttgtttttaatttcactgGTCTCTACAATGTAGATGTCATAGCAACCTTATTTACAGGAAATACATATTTGACATGTATCACtatctttaaataaaaccatTCATATAAACTTTTGGTCATATGGCCCCCTCAAAATCATGTGaaataatcgtgattacaatattgactaaaataatcgtgattatgaCTTTTGcaataatcgtgcagccctaatttgaaGGCAGCTATTGGATCATTAAGGGTAAACGTCATATGAgattatgcattactttacagaGAGCTTAAATATTACAAGCTATTTGTTCTGCCTTGAAGGGGCACtaagcaatatttgaaaaacGCGTTTGACCACAGTGTGGTcaaatcagcagtaaggggcatGTCTAGTGATGGTAGGGAGAAGAGAGGGCTCAGTGAGTGCACTGGACGGATATTAGCAGATCGACTATAGATAGCGAGAGAAGTCAGAcaaaaaaaaggaacattttggAGGAACAAAGAATTAAAAAGAAGGGTTGTGTTCAGGCAAGAGGTAGGACCCACATACATTTTGGAGCAGCTTTCCAGCAATGGAGAAAACTGAAGGAGCCAGAAGGTCTGAAATCAGATGCAGAGGTTGcttttagggctgggcgatatctaaagatatgatcatgcacatctagtcaataaatctggttccgtgattaccactaaatcgccatcacctgctttcaaatggagcggcatttaacagagccgtagatcactgacaagctacgcaataacGCGTTCATTATCGAATACATGTCGAATTCAATAATGAAcacaatattgcgtagcttgtcagtgatctacagctctgtctattaaatgcagctccatttgaaagcaggtgatggcgatttagtggtaatcacggaaccagatttactgactagatgcgcatgatcatatctttagatatatcgcccagctctagttgctttgtttcttcttaggtgagctacatttattttgcttttactaCACAACTATTCTGTGTTGACTTTTGGCTGAATATGCTGCAGCCGGCAGATAGGGTCATAGCAGATTGGGCTGTGGGATGATATGTTGCAATACATTGCGATACTGTAAGCAAGGcgatattgggatatttcttattttagtaaTAGTATATATTCtaaggaaagctgtcattaagaatgcaccaccatatgcaaaccatatgcaataaataaaaagtgtttaaccagaacacagtgggatttgcatttgcaataatcagtccctgtaacattcaacaTTATTGAACCAATTTTTGTGCAGTATGAAAAAAGGAGGATAAATTAAAGTGctagcagaatatatatatatatatatatatatatatatatatatatatatatatatatatatatatatatattatattagacgCTGCTTTAAAGGTTCACAGTTTACAATTGTATCACAAAATTAATAcagatatttaacattttcacatGGATTTGACAggtttttacatttagtcatttagcagacgcttttatccaaagcgacttacaaatgaggacaatggaagcaatcaaaatcaacaaaagagcaatgatatgcaagttaTAACAAATTTCTGTTAGCTTAACActagtacacgtagcaagggcttttaaataatgtaataaatataaagaaaacagatatagaaaagaatagagcaagctagttttttttattatgttaattgtataataaatgaaaagacaacagatagaatagaaaaaggacagagcaagctagtgttaggtcttttttaagattataattagaatagtgagtgctaaagttagagggtcgaataaagatggaagagatgtgttttaatccgattcttgaagatggccaaggactcagctgctgggaATGAGTTAgacaggtcattccaccaggcgGGAACAGAAGAGCGAGCCTCTTCACAAGGGTCGCAGCAAGCGGCGGAACTGAGAGGAGCGagaacccatagacagtaaaagaaatggacacagcaactccaatggaactcaattgagacaagtgaagcccattttaagctatttttagcacttccgtttctgacatGCACACTccaacgaagcttgacgacgtcagcaacctgtctgccagatgtaaatcttctagtagctgtgcgtgcaaactgccatcgttaatcttgcagagacggtgagcttgagcggggagttgtttggcgtgagtgagcaggagtaagtattctgattaattattttgtatagtattttaaaatgtaacaccagtatgccatattaagtcaATTCCCTGCGAGCTACTCCTCCTgactgtacggtaatgcgacagagagtcgagtggttatgacgcattagcctatttttacaaaaactgtttctacggggccataatgtaacatagaagataatggagccctttatacattgtcgtgtatctttagaaaaaaatattggacaactggagtctttaaacacctcagatgtaaagttattcgctgtccaAGTGACGCCAAcatgaatgggaggtcaatgggatgctaacgcaagtgaagttctgctacaagatggcggcacccggccgacttcaacttctggtcgacttccttgccgcctgcgaGTACCACAGTCCCGCAGTGGACGTTACCACAAAAGCCCACATGACggcacacttcagctttgtacaCCGAAACATGAACTGGGACAATCCTTTCACCCTCCATTATTATCAGCTAACTACAATAACGCTAACATCAGTGGCGTATTTATGCTAGTATGACATGACACTCAGGATTTGCACAGAGATGAAGACTGCCATCTAGCGGTCGGGAAATAAACTCAAACCGAAACGCCATGAatcttgtatgatttttttatttataaatttttttattgatattgcatttttgagaatcgatacagaATAGCCAAACAAAATACCGCGATACTCGTGTGTATCGttattttcttacacccctaaTAGCAGAAGCTGCCATCTTCACTGCCAGGGTTGTGTTCGTACATGTGGGTGGAGGTATCACAATAGGGGCAaggtcctgttggggtatgggCGTGTTTGTTTTGTGCTTTCAAAAATATCAACATGGTTTGGCAAAAATCACTTGCACCTTAGTGCATCTTTAATGtgttatttcaccaaaaaaaattaatcgctgatttggaacagatttggggaaatttacCATTACATCGCTTGctcgccaatggatcctctgcagtgaatgggtgccatcagaattagcgtccaaacagctgagaaaaccatcacaataatccacaagtaatccacccaactccagtcaatcaattaacatcttgtaaagtgaaaagctgcatatttttatgaaacaaatgatacatttctccaaatcggttCCAATGAAGAAACTATTTAAGTATTAAGTGctaagttttatatattttt is from Carassius auratus strain Wakin chromosome 13, ASM336829v1, whole genome shotgun sequence and encodes:
- the rab11fip5a gene encoding rab11 family-interacting protein 5 isoform X2: MSLVKKSEEDQRWLPTHVQVTVLRARGLRAKGKHGTSDVYTIIQLGKEKYSTCLMEKTTDPEWGEECAFELQPGILEEGGRDAYPPGSGDLTLTVMHRALIGLDVFLGQAVIPLDEAFHQRKSMKNEWHRLHSKTGKKEKERGELQLTIQFTRHNLTASMYDLSMKDKPRSAFDKLRERMRAKKSRDEEESSSAIVPGGYGALARMRGRLPSDGGGEEEYEDDEGGEVRRSKMRSFFLRGKLRKSSDTRSSTSLGSESSESSSRGGSLSPTAGISVVVSDLSNSPSNSSNLTADNSPEHTVAPSPQVSPVKHVMYDISLPVPHSLASEYDTTILLPSVCVNGNPVETSPLTHHPPSLVLQQPQPETAKPITQKSGQPQAATLPAKPQKTDATQPKSQETQPTKSKPRPEPLLPALGVLQKGSSLSLSLQNLSRRGEDKQSGGPVDGRRWSFDKPGEEEKAAIVAALEQAGRVTDEVEMETVIPAGETQSKKRKGLFSHGKGPIASKGEGEQAQPHVEVKHKGWFSSKDSHSKPSPHPVKPLTPPDEKRSEGRSVLEKLKSTIHSGRTGQDADKKPLVEGGGSYYHLNHSELVSLLIQRDTELRQERAEYEKRGALLEKRETELKKMKVLIRDLEDYIDTLLVRIMEQTPTLLQVRSKMK